Genomic segment of Vallitalea longa:
TATACTGATATCATTATCAATATATTGAACCGATAATTTTATAACCCATCGATTTGATTTACTATATGGTGTATGAAATCTTAAATATCTAATTTTTTTTACATTGAATTCATATGCTTTTTTGCCATCACAATAATAGATTTCTCCTTTTCTATATTGAAGAATTATGTTTGGGTATATTTTAGTATATTGCTTATATGTACCTATGCATAGCATAATAATTATTGCTAATGAAAATGTACTCATAACAATGCAAATAACAATAACATTTCTATCTTTACTACTAATCAATCCTATTAAGCCTACAAACATAAAAGCCATAAGCATTATCATCAACAAGATGATATCAGTGAATAATTTCTTATAATATTTCTTATTAATCTTGAAAGTATGTTCAGAATTATAATCTACACCCTCAATTATTTCTTCGTTCTTTCCAACTTTCATAGTACTCATTTTTTTATACTTACGTTTAAGTTTACCATATCTCATGTGAATCCTCCATTAGTCGTATGAAATCATAATATCATGTATACTGAGATTTTATCTATAAGATATTACCATTTACTATTAATCATTTTACTGTAACAACAATTTTATTACAAGTATGATTTTTTCAAAAATGGTACCTAAAAAGATATTAAATGATATGTTTTGAATATTCATCATGGTCATTCATTCTTTCACTCACAAAATATATGGATATTGTATACATGATTAATACTAGTATTATCATATATCACTATAATAAGATAACTAAATACTAATATGCTTAGATAATAGTTCATAGTATCCATCACTGGATTTGAAGAATTCACCTTCTTGTATCATTTGTTTTAATTCATCAACTGTAACCCATTTAACATCGCTTACTTCTTCTTTTTGTAATTTTTTATTATCTATATTTTTATCATACTGTACAATATAAATATCAATAATGGTATTTTCTTTAATATATCTCATAGGTTTGTTTATAATATCAATATCTATTCCCAGTTCTTCTTTTGCTTCTCGATAAGCAGCATCAATACTATCTTCACCTTGTATTGCGCCACCTCCTGTCACTGCCCATAATCCTGGTGCAAAATTTACCTGTTCAGATCTTTTCTGGATCAATATTTCTCCTTCACTATTTATTAACCACATATGAGCAAATAATCGGTATTCTCCTTCTTTCAGTTTTTCTCCTCTTACTATAGATTTCCCTGTTCGATTGCAATGCTTGTCATATATATCGCATCTTTCCATATAATCTTCCTCCAAACTATACACATATTATTTATTATTCTATTACATTATGTTTTTTTAGGTAATTCATAGCGGTTTTTATCATTTCTCTATGATCTCTATGCCAATTTTTGATGATTTCATAATCATAATATCCTAGTTCAAGACTTTCATGGGATTTTTTTAATACTCCATCAACAACTTCGCAATAATAAAGTATATGATATGATGAAACTGGATAACCATAATCTCCTGGTCTTTGTGTAAATATATGTATCAAATCTTTAACAATAATATTTAATCCTGTTTCTTCTTTAAATTCTCTTATTAAAGACTCTTGTGGACTCTCACCAACCTCGGACCATCCACCTATTACTCCCCATTTTTTGTCAATAGCTCTTAACTCCAGCAAAACATTATGGTCTTCATCTAAAACAATCCCGTTTACTCCTACTTTTGGTGTTATACTGCCTAATTCTCTATCAAATAATTTTCTTAGATATTCTTCATTGTAATCATATACCTTAGTATATTCTCTAGTAACTATGTCCATCAATTTATTATAACGTTCCAATTCGTAATCATCTTTTGAATAATTAAGACCTGTCTGTGCAATAGCTCTTATTTCATCTAATACTCTTATTAAATTACTATCCATTTGTATCTCCTTCTTGTCAGATAATACAGTTATACTATTCTATTTGATAAAATTATCGAGAATATCTAGAATAGTATCATTTTCTACATCTATAGTATAAGCAACATAATATAAGATACCATTTTGATAAGTAAATATTTCATTAGCACGTGTAACCCCCATATATAGATTATTATCTTTATCTTCCTTATCATAAATATAATAGTAATAATTTAATCCTTTATTTGATAATTCCACTTGAACTACCTTCTCACCATTTATCTTATATATATTAACCTTGTTACCAAATATATCTTTATTTTTATCATATAAATCCATATTAAAACCTTTAATTTCGTAAGCTGAGAATATAATAAAATCCCATCCATCATTGACAATATATTGCTGTTGAATATGTTGTAATATATCCCCTGACTCATCCTCAACTTCACCTACAAATAATAAATTCTTATCATAATCGAAAATATCTTTTCCTTTTAGTGGTCGGAAGTTAGCTTTATTCAATAAATCACTTCCCACCTTACTTTCCTCAACACTCGTGACAGGTTCATAAATTGTAAATTTATTATTATCACTACCATAAAGAACAAATTGTGAAATTTGATGTGGATCTGCAAAAGTAGTACCTACATAAGTCCCATCATTATCTTTATGGCAAAATACAAATACGTTAATCAAAAACAAACTTACTAGAATTGAACATACAATCATTCTTCTTCTCATTTTATCACCTAACTATCCCTTATAATTTCTATAATTACTAATTTACTTCCATATCATAATCTACTAGTTATTCTCATCTATATAGCATTCCATAAGAAAATAAATATCAATATACATCCCCATGCATTTTTAGTTTTTTCCGAAACAACTAACATTCCATAAATAATAAAAAATATAAATAAATTCTCTAGATTTATCGTAAACAATCCATGTATAAGTAAACTAAAAATCCCACACAGAAGTGGTCCTAGACTAAGAAATAAATTAGGATAAGACCATCTTTCATTAATTTTTTTACATATAACAACATAATTGAATGGTTCAAAGAATCCCCACACTATACCTATTATACAGAATCCAACAACATTTCCAGGTAATCCTAATTCTATCCATTCTCTAGTATGCAGAACATATTTAAAAGGTAGATATCCTGACATTTCTCCATTGATTGTCTTTAATAATATATATGGTAGAATAGGAATTATTGATAACAATATAGCTCTAAACATATTATTTATTTTAATACCATAACCATGAAAATTTTCTTTTCTAAAAATAATAACAATACATATACCCAATCCAGCAATACCAAATTGCAATGCACTAGCCATTATAGTTCTAATTAACAAATTGTAATCAGTATTTTTCAAGTAAGCTGTTATATTACCTTGGAAAAAAATATATAATAAAAAAACTACTCCTGTAATACTAAGAATGATACTAATATCCGTATCTAATCTTTTTTTCTTCATAGATAATATTTTATTTTTCACAGGATACACTCCTTCTCTATGATATTAAGAAAACATACATGCAATACTTCAATATAATATAATTGTTTAATTAATTAAAAATTATTATATTTATTATTATTATTCTACAGATAAAAATATATCATCAATTGTTAATTGACTATCATCATTCTCTTGCTCACTCCTTGACTTAATCTATTTCTGTTCCACCCCACTCTATTACAGTAAATCCATGTCTTTCAAATGGTTCTAATATCTGTTGGTCAATACACTTATATTCATTTAGTGCTTTAAAAACCATATGAATCCTTTGTATGGAATCTGGTTTGGGATTTATTGTTAAACTTGCTATTTCCCCATACTCTTCTTTTGCGAAATATATTAAATTATATTTATTCTGTTCCATTTTAGGCAACCAAAACACAATAAACTCATTATATTCTTTTGGCTTCAATCCCATATAAGATAATTTCTCTTGTAAAAATTCTGCTGTCTTATATCCTTCTACAACAAAACCTTTATTTAATCTACAATCTAAGTCGCACATACCTTCCCAATAAAGATATGAATATTCTTTTCCATCTTCATAATTTATTAATTTTCCATTTGGTTCAGCATGAACTTTCCAAGAATCATTATATTTAGGGTATGTACATGTTAAATTACCTTTGTAATTAATCTTTACTATTATATCTGATTCTTTTTCTGGATATAAATAAATAACTGGTTTTAGATTTTCATCTCCCGTATCCTCATCTTCATCTTCTATATTATTACTTAATAGTATTATTGATAATACTATTACTAGCACTAGTAATCCTATACTTATATATATATATTTCTTCACTAAATCTGGTCCTCCACTCCCCAATAACTTAATCATATTAATTCTAATCGTAATACACATTAGTTATAACGTTCCAACCTTTATATCAATTTATTAAAAATGTCTGATAATACATTATTTAAGTGATTAATCTTATATTTAGTATCATCAGACATTTATTGTAGCCATAATTTTCATAACCTCTATTTAGGAACATTCTTCCAATCATTTAAAAATCTTTCAATTCCTATATCTGTAAGAGGATGTTTTGTCATTTGTATCAATACCTTATAAGGTATTGTCGCAATATCTGCACCTGCCAAAGCAGCTTGTGATGCATGTAATGGACTTCTAATACTAGCAGCAATTATTTCTGTATTAATATTATGGATAGAGAATATCTCTGCAATTTCTTCTACCAAATCCATTCCAACTGTGTCTATATCATCTAATCTTCCTATAAATGGACTAACATAAGTAGCACCTGCCCTTGCAGCAAGCAATGCCTGTGTTGCTGAGAATATCAATGTAACATTAGTCTTAATTCCTTCAGCTGTTAAAATTTTAACTGCTTTCAACCCTTCTATAGTCATAGGAATCTTGATAACAATATTTTTGTGTATGGTAACAAGCTCTCTTGCTTCTTCTATCATCCCTTTTGATTCAAGGCTTATAACTTCAGCACTAATAGGACCATCCACAATATTAGTTATCTCAGTAACAACTTCTTTGAAATCTCGCCCTTCTTTTGCTATTAGAGAAGGATTAGTAGTAACTCCACATATTACACCCATTTCTTCAGCTTCTTTAATATCATTTACATTAGCTGTATCAATAAATATTTTCATTTTTCCTATCTCCCTTCTTTTAAACTACATATTAATATTATCAGAATAGCATTCAATTATAAAGCTTTTTATAAAATATATTTTTTCTAATTTTATAACTTTACGCCATTAAAATAATATAAATAAATCAAGAGAGTGTAGTTATAGACTAACCATCATATCTATCAAGTAATTCCTGTAACTTAACTGCTTGATGTCCCTCTTCTTCAGCAAATTTTGCAAAACAATTACTTATTTCTTCATCCTCTATATTTTTTGAGTGGGATTCATAATCTCTAACTTTTTCTTGTGTATCAAGTATCGCTTTTTTCAAACAATCTTTTGGTGATAACTCCATATTATACCTCCTTAAAATTTAATCATACTTATTTTAACCTTTTTTGAATGTAATATACTAATTACATCTTCAATATTACATATGAACTCAAATAAGCTTTGATTATTTCCCAGGAAAACAATTAATTAAAAATGCCCAAGGTATAGATCATTATCTATATTCTTGGGCATTTCATTATACTATTAATTTTAATTACTAAACAATCTTTTTGAGAAGCCAAGCCATATTGTCTCCGAGATTTTTCATGTTTTCTATACCTTCAGTATCGTTAATAACATCACCT
This window contains:
- a CDS encoding NUDIX hydrolase; the encoded protein is MERCDIYDKHCNRTGKSIVRGEKLKEGEYRLFAHMWLINSEGEILIQKRSEQVNFAPGLWAVTGGGAIQGEDSIDAAYREAKEELGIDIDIINKPMRYIKENTIIDIYIVQYDKNIDNKKLQKEEVSDVKWVTVDELKQMIQEGEFFKSSDGYYELLSKHISI
- a CDS encoding NUDIX hydrolase N-terminal domain-containing protein translates to MDSNLIRVLDEIRAIAQTGLNYSKDDYELERYNKLMDIVTREYTKVYDYNEEYLRKLFDRELGSITPKVGVNGIVLDEDHNVLLELRAIDKKWGVIGGWSEVGESPQESLIREFKEETGLNIIVKDLIHIFTQRPGDYGYPVSSYHILYYCEVVDGVLKKSHESLELGYYDYEIIKNWHRDHREMIKTAMNYLKKHNVIE
- the fsa gene encoding fructose-6-phosphate aldolase: MKIFIDTANVNDIKEAEEMGVICGVTTNPSLIAKEGRDFKEVVTEITNIVDGPISAEVISLESKGMIEEARELVTIHKNIVIKIPMTIEGLKAVKILTAEGIKTNVTLIFSATQALLAARAGATYVSPFIGRLDDIDTVGMDLVEEIAEIFSIHNINTEIIAASIRSPLHASQAALAGADIATIPYKVLIQMTKHPLTDIGIERFLNDWKNVPK